The Rhizobium sp. BG4 genome has a window encoding:
- a CDS encoding SDR family oxidoreductase, translating to MSKKFEQKVVIVTGGTSGIGLATAKAFSEQGAAIFITGRRKETLNAAVKEIGGRVTGIQADMSKLTDIDRLYDAVQQKHSQIDVVFANAGGGEFAALGAITEKHYQNTFDTNVKGTLFTVQKALPLLRDGASIILTSSTTSVSGTPAFSVYSATKAAIRSFARNWILDLKDRHIRVNAISPGVTDTAGLNELFGNGDSAENTKSYLASLIPAGRIGKPEEIAKAVLFLASEDASFVNGVELFVDGGQVQI from the coding sequence ATGAGCAAGAAGTTCGAACAGAAGGTCGTCATCGTCACTGGCGGCACCAGCGGTATCGGTCTGGCAACAGCCAAGGCGTTCTCGGAGCAAGGCGCGGCCATATTCATAACGGGTCGCCGCAAGGAAACACTGAACGCCGCCGTCAAGGAGATTGGCGGCCGGGTGACAGGTATCCAAGCCGACATGAGCAAACTGACCGATATCGATCGTCTGTATGACGCGGTACAGCAGAAGCACTCGCAAATCGACGTTGTCTTCGCCAACGCAGGCGGCGGCGAGTTCGCAGCGCTCGGCGCCATCACCGAAAAGCACTACCAGAACACCTTCGACACAAATGTGAAGGGCACGCTCTTTACCGTGCAGAAGGCCCTCCCTCTGCTGCGGGACGGCGCATCGATCATTCTCACTTCTTCGACGACCAGCGTCTCCGGCACGCCTGCGTTCAGCGTCTACTCCGCCACGAAGGCGGCGATCCGCAGCTTCGCCCGCAACTGGATCCTCGACCTCAAGGATCGCCACATCCGCGTCAATGCGATCAGCCCCGGCGTGACCGATACCGCAGGCCTGAACGAGCTCTTCGGCAACGGCGACAGTGCCGAAAACACGAAGAGCTACCTCGCAAGCCTCATCCCGGCAGGCCGTATCGGCAAACCGGAGGAAATCGCGAAAGCCGTACTCTTCCTGGCGTCTGAGGATGCAAGCTTCGTGAACGGCGTCGAGCTGTTCGTCGATGGCGGCCAGGTTCAGATCTAA
- a CDS encoding FAD/NAD(P)-binding protein: MIYDAVLVGSGFSAIATLCNLIERLPASAAVAVIGDDPGFGRGTAYRSELYLHRLNVPAGRMSLFPDRPDGFVEWLAERKRPLKEGDFASRQDYGLYVRDSLAALLRNKKQRCRVDFIRAKATGCVERYNETLGFLLDNGGEIAGRNVVLCLGVGNAPLPVDVSGLAASAKERIIENPWRLSWLRRVGREDVVCILGSGLTMIDQVLALQARGFRGKIDVLSRRGLVPHGHVVAPKPPADFDPQTLPVKMSALLHRLREESRVTGDWRSVMDRLRPQTQALWARLPAAERSRFLRHALPWWNIHRHRVAPDVHGRFRELVENGQVVVHAGFLSAVEEAGKGLSINYRAKGTWDGKRMNVDWLINCTGVERAGIAHSPLLAEMKRQALIKADPRGLGIVVDPQSRVPGDTAIRARLYAVGALTAGQFWEITAVPDIRVQAQAVANEIASVITARE; the protein is encoded by the coding sequence ATGATCTATGATGCGGTTTTGGTCGGGTCTGGGTTCTCGGCGATTGCGACACTTTGCAATCTCATTGAACGCCTTCCGGCTTCCGCGGCGGTGGCTGTTATTGGCGATGACCCGGGCTTTGGCCGCGGCACCGCCTACAGGTCGGAGCTTTATCTTCACCGGCTGAATGTCCCGGCAGGGCGGATGAGCCTCTTTCCCGACAGGCCCGATGGCTTTGTAGAGTGGCTTGCCGAGCGCAAGCGGCCGTTGAAGGAGGGTGATTTTGCCTCCCGACAGGATTACGGCCTCTACGTTCGCGATAGCCTGGCAGCACTGCTGCGCAACAAGAAGCAGCGATGCAGGGTGGATTTCATCCGGGCCAAAGCGACAGGCTGCGTCGAGCGTTACAACGAAACGCTCGGCTTTCTCCTCGACAATGGCGGCGAGATCGCAGGCCGGAATGTTGTGCTGTGCCTTGGCGTTGGCAATGCACCGCTGCCGGTCGATGTCTCGGGATTGGCCGCTTCGGCCAAAGAGCGGATCATCGAAAACCCGTGGCGGCTTTCTTGGCTACGGCGTGTTGGGCGAGAAGACGTCGTCTGCATCCTCGGCTCCGGCCTGACGATGATCGATCAGGTTCTGGCGCTGCAAGCGCGCGGTTTCCGTGGCAAGATTGATGTACTTTCGCGACGTGGGCTCGTCCCTCATGGGCATGTGGTGGCGCCCAAGCCGCCCGCCGACTTCGATCCGCAGACCCTGCCGGTTAAGATGAGCGCGCTGCTTCACCGGCTGCGCGAGGAAAGCAGGGTTACAGGCGACTGGCGCTCGGTCATGGACCGCCTGCGCCCGCAGACGCAAGCGCTCTGGGCGCGCCTGCCTGCGGCCGAGCGCAGCCGATTTCTTCGTCACGCCCTGCCGTGGTGGAACATTCACCGCCATCGGGTGGCGCCAGATGTGCACGGCCGTTTTCGCGAGCTGGTGGAAAATGGCCAAGTCGTTGTGCATGCGGGCTTCCTCTCGGCAGTGGAGGAGGCAGGAAAGGGCCTGTCGATCAATTACCGGGCCAAGGGAACATGGGACGGAAAGCGAATGAACGTTGACTGGCTGATCAACTGCACCGGCGTCGAAAGGGCGGGTATCGCGCATTCACCGCTGCTTGCGGAGATGAAGCGTCAGGCTCTGATCAAGGCAGATCCGCGGGGTCTCGGCATCGTTGTCGATCCGCAATCGAGAGTGCCCGGCGATACCGCAATCCGCGCGCGGCTCTATGCGGTCGGCGCGCTGACCGCAGGCCAGTTCTGGGAGATCACGGCCGTGCCGGATATTCGCGTCCAAGCGCAGGCCGTTGCAAACGAAATTGCTTCCGTGATCACAGCGAGAGAATGA
- a CDS encoding LysR family transcriptional regulator, whose product MKSDLNDLFYFAEVIDHGGFAAAGRALREPKSKLSRRVAGLEARLGVRLIERSSRRFRVTDVGQSFYERCKAMLAEAERAEALVAEAQSEPHGLIRISCPTGLVEPISDLVARFLAQHPKVRLQLVAVDRPVDLIEERVDVALRVRTSLDGDASLTMRSLGSSIRILVSAPQIASRIGSIEDLAREPTLSTTDDHGEVNWFLETDDGCSHTLVHQPRIECADFTAVRTAALAGLGVALLPDHTCREALEQGRLVRVLPAWRGMKGLVHLVFTTRRGLPPAVRKFIDSLASGFPREALG is encoded by the coding sequence ATGAAATCTGACCTCAATGACCTTTTCTATTTCGCCGAGGTTATCGACCACGGCGGTTTCGCTGCGGCCGGGCGTGCCCTTCGCGAGCCGAAGTCAAAGCTGAGCAGGCGCGTGGCGGGCCTTGAGGCCCGGCTGGGCGTTCGCCTTATCGAGAGATCAAGCCGCCGCTTTCGCGTTACAGACGTCGGGCAATCCTTCTACGAGCGCTGCAAGGCGATGCTGGCTGAGGCAGAGCGGGCCGAGGCGCTCGTTGCCGAAGCCCAGTCCGAACCGCATGGCTTGATCCGGATAAGCTGCCCGACAGGGCTCGTTGAACCCATCTCGGATTTGGTGGCCAGGTTTCTCGCACAGCATCCGAAGGTCCGCCTGCAGCTCGTTGCCGTGGATCGGCCCGTCGACCTGATTGAGGAGCGTGTCGATGTGGCACTTAGAGTTCGAACGTCACTCGACGGCGATGCGTCGCTGACCATGCGTTCGCTCGGAAGCTCAATCCGAATCCTCGTTTCGGCTCCGCAGATCGCCAGCCGCATTGGCAGCATCGAAGATCTCGCACGGGAGCCGACCCTGTCGACGACGGATGACCATGGCGAGGTGAACTGGTTTCTCGAAACCGACGATGGCTGTTCACATACGCTTGTTCATCAACCGCGTATTGAGTGTGCAGATTTTACTGCCGTTCGAACGGCAGCGCTCGCTGGCCTGGGCGTCGCGCTGCTGCCTGACCACACATGCCGAGAGGCATTGGAGCAGGGACGGCTGGTTCGCGTCTTACCTGCTTGGCGCGGCATGAAAGGACTTGTGCATCTGGTGTTTACGACGCGGCGCGGCCTTCCTCCGGCTGTCAGGAAGTTCATCGACAGCCTCGCGTCTGGTTTCCCTCGCGAAGCACTCGGTTGA
- a CDS encoding nuclear transport factor 2 family protein has protein sequence MADIATLLERNLQGIFGEGDEALRRKVAEEILHEDAVFVEPHGIYQGRDAIVRVAGEIRGMHPSFRYTPLADAEILHDRAGRVRWVAGVPGEDSAYAGTDFVIARDGKIEGLYLFFDGAPDPTSPPIPA, from the coding sequence ATGGCCGACATTGCAACATTGCTTGAACGAAACCTTCAGGGAATCTTCGGGGAGGGCGACGAAGCCCTCCGCCGCAAAGTTGCCGAGGAAATCCTGCATGAAGATGCCGTCTTCGTCGAACCGCATGGCATTTATCAAGGACGCGACGCGATCGTTCGCGTCGCCGGCGAAATTCGTGGAATGCATCCAAGCTTCCGTTACACGCCCCTGGCTGACGCTGAGATTCTTCATGATCGAGCGGGCAGGGTGAGATGGGTAGCTGGTGTACCAGGAGAGGATTCAGCCTACGCCGGAACCGACTTCGTCATCGCCAGAGACGGCAAGATCGAGGGCCTCTATCTGTTTTTCGATGGAGCGCCTGACCCGACCAGTCCTCCGATCCCTGCCTGA